GCGACGGAAAGGCAAGTGCGTCGTGCGTGCATGGCTGCTCCTTGGCAAAAGGAAAGAGCACAGGTACGGCAGCGCGATCACCAAGACCCAGCCCGGGCAATGCCATGACACAGCCTGCGAGGCTGGCGGTCCGATACTCCCACATTGGCCGCGTTCTGCACAGGTACACGCGTGGCACGGTCTTTGCCACTTTCCGCCTGGAGCAGATTCCGCGCTTTGCAAGCGCGGATTCGCAATCACGACGAGAGACTGTCTTGGCGGTGCGCGATGTTTCCGGTGACGACTCATTGGGGCTAGGCTGTTGGCGTTCTCCGGAGATACTCCCATGCGCGCCGTCGGCTTGAATCGTTACCTTCCCATCACCGAGCCCGACTCCCTGGTCGACCTGGAACTGCCCGTGCCGCAGCCGACGGGAACGGATCTGCTGGTCCGCGTGCAGGCGATCTCGGTGAACCCGGTGGACGTGAAGGTGCGGGCGCCGAAGGCGCTGGTGGAACCGGCGCCGCGCGTGCTGGGGTGGGACGCGGCCGGTGTGGTGGAGGCGGTCGGTGACTCGGTCACGTTGTTCCGGCCGGGCGATGCGGTGTATTACGCCGGCGATATCACGCGGCCGGGCTGCAATGCCCAATTTCACCTGGTGGACCAGCACATCGTGGCGGCGATGCCACGGTCCCTCGACTTCGCACACGCCGCGGCCCTGCCGCTGACGGCGATCACAGCCTGGGAGCTGCTATTTGACCGGTTCGGGATTGATCCGGACGGATTCCATTCGGGCCGCAGCCTGTTGATTCTTGGCGGTGCAGGCGGGCTGGGATCGATGGTAATCCAGCTGGCGCGCCTGGCGGGGTTGCGGGTCATCGCCACGGCGTCCCGTCCCGAAAGTGCCGACTGGTGTCGTTCTCTGGGGGCCGAAGCGGTGCTCGATCACGGCATGCCGCTGCGTCCCCAGCTGGAATCACTGGGGTTGGCGCATGTGGATTACATCGCCAACCTCGTGGACGTGGTGGCGTACTGGGAGGTGATGGCCGACCTCATCGCGCCACAGGGCTGCATCGGCCTGGTGAGTGAACCTTCGGGCCCGGTTCGCCTGGGAGGGCCGCTGAAGGAGAAGAGCGTCAGCCTGCATTGGGAATTCATGTTCACGCGGCCGATGTTCTCCACGGCAGATCGCCTCGAACAGCACCGTTTGCTGACGCGTATCGCGGCATTGGTTGACGCCGGCACCGTGCGTGGCACGGCACGCCAGGTCCTGACGCCGATCAACGCGCGGCAGCTGCGCGAGGCGCATGCGCGCATCGAATCCGGACGCACGGTCGGGAAAATCGTCCTGGAAGGGTGGTGACCTATAGCGCTGTCAGTTGCGTAGCATGGGGTGGTCCACTCCGGGCGCCAGTCAGAACCCGTCGCGGAAAATCACGTCTGCCGGATCCAGCTGTTCCACCCAGATTGGTGCCGACCAGAGCATGTCGTCGTCGTCCTGGACGATCCGGGCGTAGTAGAAGTGATGGCCCACCGACGGTGTCAGCGTCGCCGTCGCGGTGCTTGCGGCCACGGTGACCGTGCCGTTGCGGCCGGGCACGCCTTCGTAGATCTGCACCTGGTCGACGCTGTGTCCGGACGTGCTGGCATAGAGCGTTGACAGTTCCAGTGGTCCGACGTTGACGATTCGGCTACCCATGAGGTGGCCGTTGGCGGTGAAGATGATCTGTCCGGTCCGGTCCATCGTCGCAAACACGCGCCGCGCGCGTAGGGCCTCCACGAACGAGGCCATGCTGAGCGGTGTACCGTCGGGGATCAGCACGGCCGTGCGATTGGTATACGACAAACCCCAGTTGGCGCAGTGATTGTCCTGGTTGCTGGCCGGAGCGACATGGAATCCGCGTTCGAGCATCTTCTTCCACGCACTTTCGTAGGGCGTGTTGCTCGTCTCGGTCTCGGTAGTGTTCACCGAGAAGGCCGAGGTATTGAGCACTTCGGTCAGCACCATCACCGCGTCGCCGTCCTCGGTATAGCCCAGGGCCGTCGACCCCACCAGGAACTGCGTCGTGCTGGACGGGTGATTGAACTGCCCCAGCGCGCCTTCGCTACGCATCACGGTGTAGAGGGTGTCGTAGCGGTCCTTGGGTGTATACACCGAGCCGATCAGCTGGCCGCCATTGGTGTACTCCCATTCGTAGAGACCGGATGCGCCGAGAATGTTGAGGTGCCCGCCATTGGTCGTCACACCCCATTCCATGCCATAGAGCGCGAGAAAATTGCCGGCGTGATCGGTGTTGTACTGCGTGGCGATGGCCAGGCCCGCGTTGTACAGCGCAATCGCCGCCGCGGGATCGGCGGAGGCGTTGGTACTGGTCGATCCGTCGTACAGATGGTTGTGTTCGGATGCCATCAGGAAATCCAGTCCCCGATCGTTCTGCGCGTCGGCATAGGCGTAGGCATCGGCCGGGCCGAACGCGCCATCCTGCGGACCTTCCGCGCCGTTGCAGGTGGACAGGTCCCCGCCACCATCGCTGTGGTTGGTCTGGCTGTGAAGATTCCCCATGTATACGGTGTAGGGGAGGGTGCCGGAGGTCTGTGCTGGTGCCCGCAGTGCGCCGACCGCCCGGGCGTGCGGCAGGCCCTTGAACGCTGGCATGACCGGACGCGGCAGCTCACCGGCCTGGACGTCCCATTCGTGGATTACCGGTAGTTCGACGCGGGCCTGCAGCAGGGAATCGACGCTCGCGGCGGCCACGCCCCGGGCCAGGTCGCTCGCGGATCCGGCGATGGCGGCCAGCTGGACCACGTAGTGGCCGGCCGGCAGCCGCTTGCCGTGGCTGTCGAGGCCATCCCAGTGCAACGACTGACGGGTTCGGGTATCGCCGGTCGTCGCGGTGCCGGACCATTGCCTCAGCACGCGCCCTTGCGGTCCCAGCAACTGGACGCGCCAGTTAACGCCGACGGCCTGCTCGCCGGGATACTGGAAAGCCAGGCCAAACTGGCGT
This genomic stretch from Tahibacter amnicola harbors:
- a CDS encoding CehA/McbA family metallohydrolase, with the translated sequence MRSPFATSLLCVTLSALAASAAPAREVPTEHRELEATLKAPFRGNADDSRQFGLAFQYPGEQAVGVNWRVQLLGPQGRVLRQWSGTATTGDTRTRQSLHWDGLDSHGKRLPAGHYVVQLAAIAGSASDLARGVAAASVDSLLQARVELPVIHEWDVQAGELPRPVMPAFKGLPHARAVGALRAPAQTSGTLPYTVYMGNLHSQTNHSDGGGDLSTCNGAEGPQDGAFGPADAYAYADAQNDRGLDFLMASEHNHLYDGSTSTNASADPAAAIALYNAGLAIATQYNTDHAGNFLALYGMEWGVTTNGGHLNILGASGLYEWEYTNGGQLIGSVYTPKDRYDTLYTVMRSEGALGQFNHPSSTTQFLVGSTALGYTEDGDAVMVLTEVLNTSAFSVNTTETETSNTPYESAWKKMLERGFHVAPASNQDNHCANWGLSYTNRTAVLIPDGTPLSMASFVEALRARRVFATMDRTGQIIFTANGHLMGSRIVNVGPLELSTLYASTSGHSVDQVQIYEGVPGRNGTVTVAASTATATLTPSVGHHFYYARIVQDDDDMLWSAPIWVEQLDPADVIFRDGF
- a CDS encoding zinc-binding alcohol dehydrogenase family protein gives rise to the protein MRAVGLNRYLPITEPDSLVDLELPVPQPTGTDLLVRVQAISVNPVDVKVRAPKALVEPAPRVLGWDAAGVVEAVGDSVTLFRPGDAVYYAGDITRPGCNAQFHLVDQHIVAAMPRSLDFAHAAALPLTAITAWELLFDRFGIDPDGFHSGRSLLILGGAGGLGSMVIQLARLAGLRVIATASRPESADWCRSLGAEAVLDHGMPLRPQLESLGLAHVDYIANLVDVVAYWEVMADLIAPQGCIGLVSEPSGPVRLGGPLKEKSVSLHWEFMFTRPMFSTADRLEQHRLLTRIAALVDAGTVRGTARQVLTPINARQLREAHARIESGRTVGKIVLEGW